A DNA window from Mastomys coucha isolate ucsf_1 unplaced genomic scaffold, UCSF_Mcou_1 pScaffold21, whole genome shotgun sequence contains the following coding sequences:
- the Ctsw gene encoding cathepsin W isoform X1 → MTLTAHLSYFLALLLAGQGLSDSLLTKDAGPRPLELKEVFKLFQIQFNRSYSNPAEYTRRLGIFAHNLAQAQWLQREDLGSAEFGETPFSDLTEEEFGQLYGHQRALERIPNMAKKVESENWGESVPQTCDWRKATNIISSIKNQGSCRCCWAIAAADNIQALWRIKYHQFVDVSVQELLDCDRCGNGCKGGFVWDAYITVLNNSGLASEKDYPFQGHQKPHKCLAKKYKKVAWIQDFTMLSSNEQAIARYLAIHGPITVTINMKLLQHYQKGVIKATPSSCDPRLVDHSVLLVGFGKEKGGMQTGTVLPHSSKPRRSIPFWILKNSWGAQWGEKGYFRLYRGNNTCGITKYPVTALVSPPAKKPPISCPP, encoded by the exons ATGACACTGACTGCCcacctctcctactttctggccctgttGTTAGCGGGCCAAGGCCTCAGTGACTCCCTCCTCACCAAG GATGCTGGTCCCCGACCACTGGAGCTGAAGGAAGTCTTCAAGCTGTTCCAGATCCAGTTCAACCGGAGTTACTCGAACCCAGCAG AGTACACTCGCCGTCTGGGTATCTTTGCCCACAACCTGGCTCAGGCTCAATGGCTACAGCGAGAAGACTTGGGTTCAGCTGAGTTTGGAGAGACTCCATTCAGTGACCTCACAG AGGAGGAGTTTGGTCAGTTATATGGGCACCAGAGGGCACTGGAAAGGATCCCCAACATGGCCAAAAAGGTCGAGTCTGAAAACTGGGGGGAATCTGTGCCCCAAACCTGTGACTGGCGTAAAGCAACAAACATCATCTCATCAATCAAGAACCAG GGAAGCTGCAGGTGCTGCTGGGCCATAGCAGCCGCAGACAATATCCAGGCTCTGTGGCGCATCAAATACCACCAGTTTGTGGACGTCTCTGTGCAGG AGCTACTGGACTGTGACCGCTGTGGAAATGGCTGCAAGGGTGGCTTCGTGTGGGATGCATATATAACTGTCCTCAACAACA GTGGCCTGGCCAGTGAAAAGGATTACCCATTCCAGGGGCACCAGAAGCCGCACAAGTGCCTAGCCAAGAAGTATAAGAAGGTGGCCTGGATCCAGGACTTCACCATGTTGTCCAGTAATGAGCAGG CAATTGCCCGCTACCTGGCCATCCACGGGCCTATCACCGTGACCATCAACATGAAGCTACTACAG CACTACCAGAAGGGTGTCATTAAGGCTACACCCAGTTCCTGTGACCCTCGGCTTGTGGACCATTCTGTCTTGCTGGTGGGTTTTGGCAAAGAGAAAGGAGGCATGCAGACAGGGACAGTCTTGCCCCATTCTAGCAAACCTCGGCGCTCCATCCCCTTCTGGATCCTGAAGAACTCCTGGGGAGCTCAGTGGGGCGAGAAG GGTTACTTCAGGCTATACCGGGGAAACAACACCTGTGGGATCACCAAGTACCCGGTCACAGCTCTAGTGAGCCCACCAGCTAAGAAGCCACCAATCTCTTGTCCACCGTGA
- the Ctsw gene encoding cathepsin W isoform X2 has protein sequence MTLTAHLSYFLALLLAGQGLSDSLLTKDAGPRPLELKEVFKLFQIQFNRSYSNPAEYTRRLGIFAHNLAQAQWLQREDLGSAEFGETPFSDLTEEEFGQLYGHQRALERIPNMAKKVESENWGESVPQTCDWRKATNIISSIKNQGHQKPHKCLAKKYKKVAWIQDFTMLSSNEQAIARYLAIHGPITVTINMKLLQHYQKGVIKATPSSCDPRLVDHSVLLVGFGKEKGGMQTGTVLPHSSKPRRSIPFWILKNSWGAQWGEKGYFRLYRGNNTCGITKYPVTALVSPPAKKPPISCPP, from the exons ATGACACTGACTGCCcacctctcctactttctggccctgttGTTAGCGGGCCAAGGCCTCAGTGACTCCCTCCTCACCAAG GATGCTGGTCCCCGACCACTGGAGCTGAAGGAAGTCTTCAAGCTGTTCCAGATCCAGTTCAACCGGAGTTACTCGAACCCAGCAG AGTACACTCGCCGTCTGGGTATCTTTGCCCACAACCTGGCTCAGGCTCAATGGCTACAGCGAGAAGACTTGGGTTCAGCTGAGTTTGGAGAGACTCCATTCAGTGACCTCACAG AGGAGGAGTTTGGTCAGTTATATGGGCACCAGAGGGCACTGGAAAGGATCCCCAACATGGCCAAAAAGGTCGAGTCTGAAAACTGGGGGGAATCTGTGCCCCAAACCTGTGACTGGCGTAAAGCAACAAACATCATCTCATCAATCAAGAACCAG GGGCACCAGAAGCCGCACAAGTGCCTAGCCAAGAAGTATAAGAAGGTGGCCTGGATCCAGGACTTCACCATGTTGTCCAGTAATGAGCAGG CAATTGCCCGCTACCTGGCCATCCACGGGCCTATCACCGTGACCATCAACATGAAGCTACTACAG CACTACCAGAAGGGTGTCATTAAGGCTACACCCAGTTCCTGTGACCCTCGGCTTGTGGACCATTCTGTCTTGCTGGTGGGTTTTGGCAAAGAGAAAGGAGGCATGCAGACAGGGACAGTCTTGCCCCATTCTAGCAAACCTCGGCGCTCCATCCCCTTCTGGATCCTGAAGAACTCCTGGGGAGCTCAGTGGGGCGAGAAG GGTTACTTCAGGCTATACCGGGGAAACAACACCTGTGGGATCACCAAGTACCCGGTCACAGCTCTAGTGAGCCCACCAGCTAAGAAGCCACCAATCTCTTGTCCACCGTGA